The stretch of DNA GGGGCACAAAGCGATCGATATCCAATGCTATAGATAGAGATGTGGGTATCTTAACTTCCAAAATTACATACGAACTTAGTAAAGATGTAGACGAACCATTTTCATTGACAGTTTCAAAAAGAGTTGACGGCCGGGCCAAACTTGAGATTATCCTCGATGAAAAGTTAGATAGGGAAGTGAGAGACCAATATTCTTTAGAAGTTATTGCCAAAGATGAAGGATACCCACCACAACAAAGTAGTTTAAGGGTCCAAATATCCATTTCAGATGTTAACGACAACTCACCCATTTTCTCACAAAATGTTTATAATGTTTCCATTAAAAAATCCCACCCAAGGTCCATACCAGTTGTAACTCTCTCTGCAACAGATCTAGATGCAGGTGAGAACAGTCGAATATTTTACCGTTTTAGTTCTCAGACTTCCAATATTGCCAAAGACTATTTTGATTTGAATGAAATGTCAGGGGAAATCTTCCTGCGGAGAAGATTCCCATCAAGACAAATACTAACCTATAAATTATTTGTAGATGTCATCGATGGCGGAAATCCTCCCCTAAGTTCCACTGCTGttgtatttgtaaatgttatcAACCAACAAAATAAAACTCCCCGTATTGACGTTAAATTCCTCACTTCACAATCCGAAAACTCTGCAACAATCTCAGAAGCCATTAAGGTAGGAAGTTTCATTGCCTATGTGATAATTATTGACGATGATATTGGCCAAAACGGAGAGATTTCTTGTGAACTTAACCATGATAAATTCCAACTACAGATTTTAGGCTCAAAAGAATACCAGGTAATTGCTAAAAATCCCATAGACCGAGAAGAACAAGACCATTTTGAGTTTTCTATAATATGTCAAGACAAAGGGACGCCTCCATTGAAGGCAGAACGTAAGTTTTCAATCCAAGTGACAGACGTCAATGATGTGAGACCAGAATTTACAAAAGATACATTCAAGTTCCTCTCTTATGAGAACCAGGCTCCAAATTTCCCAGTTGGTTTTGTCAATGCTACTGATCCTGATTTAGATTCTGGAGGTGAACTCCACTATTTCATGTCTGAGAAAGATGAAAATACCCTTCCTTTTCAAATATCAGAAAATGGGTTAATCACCACTAAAGGCTCAATAGACCGAGAAACTAAAGAATTATATGAATTTCCAGTGTTTGTCCGAGACAATGGAAGACCTTCACTGAACACTTCTGCCAATGTTGTTGTGGAAGTGAtggatgaaaatgataatgcaccTTTCTTTACTTTTCCAAGTGAGAATCCTGCAGTTATGGAGGTCTACTATGAACCACAAAGTAGCAACAATATCACTTTTCTGAAAGCTTTCGATAATGACAGTCCAAGAAATGCCTTCCTTCAGTTTGAAATTGTTGGAGGCAATGAAAGAGATTTGTTTGCGCTTGATTCTTATAATGGTTTGTTGTCTTTCACACGGGATGTTTACCGAAATGATGCTGGTTCCTATGACCTACAGTTCCTCGTCAAAGACAGTGGCATTCCCGTtctgtcatcaacaacaacactaactttAATCCTAAGTGTCAGCAATGACACACAGGAAATGATCATGCATCAGCGAACACAGCCGAGCGACAGAATCCATCTCAATTTGGTCATAGTTATTGTACTGCTTTCTGTGATAATAGCCATATCAATATCGATCTCGTTAACAGTTTGTATTATTCAGTGGAAAAACCAATCCAAAGCACCAGAAAGTGGACGAGTCAGCCCAACAATAAAACAAGCAGCTGAACAAAGTCTTTTGAATTATTCTGCTGAGCAAGAAATATTCCATACAGATCCGCAAGTAAACAGAAGGTCTTCAGAACAACAGAGTCTCAGTAATTCCACTCTATCCAGGAGACACAGCAATGAACGTAGTTCAGCAGAGATGTCTatacaagaacaaaaaataattattccTGAACAGAAGATGACTCCAGAACAAATAGAAGCTGCGAATAGAAGAACATCGGAACAAAAGAAGAGGTTCATCAATCCACCAACACGGAGAACGAGTGTTTTAGAAGGAGATATTCTGCCACATGAACAAAAGATTGCGCTCAAAGAAAAAGCAGTTCAACGTGACAATCGCAAAGTTGAACTTCCGACCAAAAAGATTCcggaaaagaagaaaggcaaagcgAGACGTCATAAAAAAGAACCGATTATTATTTGTGCTAAAAGCAATGAACCCTTAATCAAAAAGACTGCAGTGATGGCAGCTGATACGGCAGTAACCCCACCACCGCTAGTTTTAGATAACACACCCACATCGTCTCTGAAATCAAACGCAACAGCAACATCTTCTGGGAAATCATCTAGTACTACCGCCACATCATCACTCAAGTCCAATGCAACTGCGACATCATCTCTGCAGTcagatacaatatcttcaatgaAGTCGAATGCAACAGACCGAAGTGATCCATGCTCAAGTATGCCAAAAGGTGCATTCTATCATGTCCTTTATGCATCAGAAGAAAAACCTCCATTGGATGACAAGCAAACGTGAAAATTAATCTGACCGCAAAGTTCAGGTCATTTGGTGAAAATCAATTAAAAGAGGTCAATATACTTGACCCTTAAACTTGACAACATACTCTAGCAAAATATgtttgaactgtatatatatatgtgtctgtatatatatatatatatatatatatacatatatatacacacacacacatgtatgtatgtatatacatatgtatatatatatatatatNNNNNNNNNNNNNNNNNNNNNNNNNNNNNNNNNNNNNNNNNNNatatatatacatatatacatatatatatacatatatatacatatatatacttatatacatatatatacacatacacatatatatacatataactatatttgAACTCTATaactatgtacctatatatatacatatatatatatatatatatatcaaagtggatataaatattatatatgtgtgcatgtatgggtgactttgatcatgtgtgtgtataggt from Octopus bimaculoides isolate UCB-OBI-ISO-001 chromosome 14, ASM119413v2, whole genome shotgun sequence encodes:
- the LOC128249399 gene encoding protocadherin beta-6-like gives rise to the protein MHEAMLAELLLLFLLLHNSSCTDLSYNVAEEKRPGTLIGDIAQDTHFHDQFSAQDHSQITFSQLHVGSSENFELFNISKTGKLYTVKRLDAEALCIYATDCFRILKCVIHQEEAFVKILKIKVSIEDINDHKPEFPESQVDLWFSETDGRGTKRSISNAIDRDVGILTSKITYELSKDVDEPFSLTVSKRVDGRAKLEIILDEKLDREVRDQYSLEVIAKDEGYPPQQSSLRVQISISDVNDNSPIFSQNVYNVSIKKSHPRSIPVVTLSATDLDAGENSRIFYRFSSQTSNIAKDYFDLNEMSGEIFLRRRFPSRQILTYKLFVDVIDGGNPPLSSTAVVFVNVINQQNKTPRIDVKFLTSQSENSATISEAIKVGSFIAYVIIIDDDIGQNGEISCELNHDKFQLQILGSKEYQVIAKNPIDREEQDHFEFSIICQDKGTPPLKAERKFSIQVTDVNDVRPEFTKDTFKFLSYENQAPNFPVGFVNATDPDLDSGGELHYFMSEKDENTLPFQISENGLITTKGSIDRETKELYEFPVFVRDNGRPSLNTSANVVVEVMDENDNAPFFTFPSENPAVMEVYYEPQSSNNITFLKAFDNDSPRNAFLQFEIVGGNERDLFALDSYNGLLSFTRDVYRNDAGSYDLQFLVKDSGIPVLSSTTTLTLILSVSNDTQEMIMHQRTQPSDRIHLNLVIVIVLLSVIIAISISISLTVCIIQWKNQSKAPESGRVSPTIKQAAEQSLLNYSAEQEIFHTDPQVNRRSSEQQSLSNSTLSRRHSNERSSAEMSIQEQKIIIPEQKMTPEQIEAANRRTSEQKKRFINPPTRRTSVLEGDILPHEQKIALKEKAVQRDNRKVELPTKKIPEKKKGKARRHKKEPIIICAKSNEPLIKKTAVMAADTAVTPPPLVLDNTPTSSLKSNATATSSGKSSSTTATSSLKSNATATSSLQSDTISSMKSNATDRSDPCSSMPKGAFYHVLYASEEKPPLDDKQT